One genomic segment of Streptomyces sp. NBC_00239 includes these proteins:
- a CDS encoding LysR family transcriptional regulator produces MGMDVDLRDLELLTATAESGSLTAAAERLFVSQPALSQRLTRLEDRLGLRLFDRNGRRLVPNAAGRRMLVAARHVLGELESATRDLREMRDGHPLRVRFTAQCSTTFPWLPPVIRAFRTQHPEAEVRLESVPDDAPVPALLADRVDVALVTKPDLEMDRVSMTRLFDDEMVAVVPSGHPWAARPHVEAEDFAGTHLMVYDVYDPNRIPSVPLPLPHGARPARITTMPVITDLLIEMVAGGQGIAVLPNWVAAPYVSSHGVGLVRLGHGGHRRTWCVATRPGPRPPHLEAFVNELTTRLGTL; encoded by the coding sequence ATGGGAATGGATGTGGACCTGCGTGACCTCGAACTCCTCACCGCCACCGCGGAGTCCGGCAGTCTGACCGCCGCCGCCGAGCGGCTCTTCGTGAGCCAGCCGGCCCTGAGCCAGCGCCTCACCCGCCTGGAGGACCGCCTGGGCCTGCGGCTCTTCGACCGGAACGGCCGCCGGCTGGTGCCCAATGCGGCGGGCCGGCGGATGCTGGTGGCGGCCCGTCACGTGCTGGGCGAACTGGAGTCGGCCACCCGCGACCTGCGGGAGATGCGCGACGGGCACCCGCTGCGGGTGCGGTTCACGGCCCAGTGCAGCACCACCTTCCCCTGGCTGCCCCCGGTGATCCGCGCCTTCCGCACCCAGCACCCGGAGGCGGAGGTCCGCCTGGAGTCGGTGCCGGACGACGCGCCGGTCCCCGCGCTGCTGGCCGACCGGGTGGACGTGGCGCTGGTGACCAAGCCGGACCTGGAGATGGACCGGGTCAGCATGACCCGCCTCTTCGACGACGAGATGGTGGCGGTGGTCCCTTCGGGCCACCCGTGGGCGGCCCGGCCGCACGTCGAGGCGGAGGACTTCGCCGGCACCCACCTGATGGTCTACGACGTCTACGACCCGAACCGGATCCCGTCGGTGCCGCTCCCGCTGCCGCACGGCGCCCGCCCGGCCCGCATCACCACGATGCCGGTGATCACCGACCTGCTGATCGAGATGGTGGCCGGCGGCCAGGGCATCGCCGTGCTCCCCAACTGGGTGGCCGCCCCGTACGTTTCCTCGCACGGCGTGGGACTGGTCCGGCTGGGCCACGGGGGCCACCGCCGGACCTGGTGCGTCGCCACCCGTCCCGGTCCCCGCCCGCCCCACCTGGAGGCGTTCGTCAACGAACTGACCACCCGCCTCGGCACCCTCTGA
- a CDS encoding SDR family NAD(P)-dependent oxidoreductase: MSQPRTAIVTGSSSGIGLDIARAFLAQGANVVLNGRDGERLAKAAAVLGHPERVAAVAGGIGSAATGEALVRAAVERFGGVDVLVNNAGTFAAKPFTEVTEDELDGFLDGNLKGTFLTTQAVVRRLRAQGRGGSVVNIGTVLVDHGLAGFPCSAPVVSKGGVHALTTSLAAELAADGIRVNLVAAGIVRSPLHEGADVDAFGGLALLDRVGEVDEIAEAVLYLAGAGFVTGHALRVDGGHVTGRTL; the protein is encoded by the coding sequence ATGTCTCAGCCCCGCACCGCCATCGTCACCGGCTCTTCCAGCGGCATCGGCCTGGACATCGCCCGGGCCTTCCTGGCGCAGGGCGCCAACGTGGTCCTCAACGGCCGGGACGGCGAGCGGCTCGCCAAGGCCGCGGCCGTCCTCGGGCACCCCGAGCGGGTCGCCGCGGTGGCCGGCGGCATCGGGAGCGCCGCGACCGGCGAGGCGCTGGTCCGCGCCGCCGTCGAGCGCTTCGGCGGGGTCGACGTCCTCGTCAACAACGCGGGCACCTTCGCCGCCAAGCCCTTCACGGAGGTCACGGAGGACGAGCTCGACGGATTCCTGGACGGGAACCTCAAGGGGACCTTCCTGACCACCCAGGCCGTGGTGCGGCGGCTGCGCGCGCAGGGCCGCGGCGGCTCCGTCGTCAACATCGGCACCGTCCTCGTCGACCACGGGCTCGCCGGATTCCCCTGCTCCGCCCCGGTGGTGAGCAAGGGCGGCGTGCACGCCCTGACCACGAGCCTGGCCGCGGAACTCGCCGCCGACGGCATCCGGGTCAACCTGGTCGCGGCCGGCATCGTCCGCAGCCCGCTGCACGAGGGCGCCGACGTGGACGCCTTCGGCGGGCTCGCCCTCCTGGACCGGGTCGGCGAGGTCGACGAGATCGCCGAGGCGGTGCTGTACCTCGCGGGCGCCGGCTTCGTCACCGGCCACGCGCTGCGGGTCGACGGCGGCCACGTCACCGGGCGCACCCTGTGA
- a CDS encoding nuclear transport factor 2 family protein: MSGVLPAEAEVRAVLAHYFDGLYHGDTGLLEQVFHPEAVYATATEGPLLRLTMPEYFPVVARREPPAARREERRDRIVSVEFAGPVTALARVECAMGPRRYTDFLTLLRVDGRWRVISKVFHFETEE; this comes from the coding sequence GTGAGCGGGGTACTGCCGGCCGAGGCCGAGGTCCGGGCGGTGCTGGCGCACTACTTCGACGGGCTGTACCACGGCGACACGGGGTTGCTGGAGCAGGTCTTCCACCCCGAGGCGGTGTACGCCACCGCCACCGAGGGTCCCCTGCTGCGGCTGACCATGCCGGAGTACTTCCCGGTGGTCGCCCGCCGGGAGCCGCCGGCCGCGCGGCGGGAGGAGCGCCGGGACCGGATCGTCTCCGTCGAGTTCGCGGGCCCGGTGACCGCGCTGGCGCGGGTGGAGTGCGCGATGGGTCCGCGCCGCTACACCGACTTCCTGACCCTGCTGCGGGTGGACGGCCGCTGGCGGGTCATCTCCAAGGTCTTCCACTTCGAGACGGAGGAATGA
- a CDS encoding tautomerase family protein encodes MPYVNVRITREGATPEQKARVIAGITDLMVSVLGKSPATTFVVIDEVALEDWGIGGLPAEEFRRQASEAPS; translated from the coding sequence GTGCCGTACGTGAACGTGAGGATCACCCGCGAGGGCGCGACGCCCGAGCAGAAGGCGCGGGTCATCGCGGGGATCACCGACCTGATGGTGTCGGTGCTGGGCAAGAGCCCGGCGACGACCTTCGTGGTCATCGACGAAGTGGCCCTGGAGGACTGGGGGATCGGCGGCCTGCCGGCGGAGGAGTTCCGCCGGCAGGCATCGGAGGCGCCGTCCTAG
- a CDS encoding DUF6355 family natural product biosynthesis protein, whose product MRITRPLLAATGAAALLFGLGTVTASPAVADPCGFYKTHSDAYYNHCTSDGSRVVIEVEVFGPNYEKCVGPGLTWLGSASRIDGAWYVGRTC is encoded by the coding sequence ATGCGCATCACGCGTCCCCTGCTCGCGGCCACCGGCGCCGCCGCCCTGCTGTTCGGACTCGGCACCGTGACCGCGTCCCCCGCCGTCGCCGACCCCTGCGGCTTCTACAAGACCCACTCCGACGCCTACTACAACCACTGCACGAGCGACGGCTCGCGCGTCGTGATCGAGGTGGAGGTCTTCGGCCCGAACTACGAGAAGTGCGTGGGCCCGGGCCTCACCTGGCTGGGCTCGGCGAGCAGGATCGACGGCGCCTGGTACGTCGGCCGCACCTGCTAG
- a CDS encoding CoA transferase, translating to MTTNQQVDAATAQAWAALGGAPELAGRVTYRGAGALTGGRLPVRELARATVGACSLAAAELAAVRNGTPVPALTVDEGAVSTAFVSERHLQVDGRTPVSFAPLSGFWQTADGWLRTHANYPHHRAALAAALGLGPAEQTPEALREVLAGRAAADVQEEVYAAGGLAVAVAGRLGEPQPLVEAVDGDRRGRRLGAGELPASGVRVLDLTRVIAGPVATRTLGLLGADVLRVDSPGLPEDDDAHADTGFGKRSARLDLGRPGDRAVFEELLAEADVVVCGYRPGALDRFGLSPEELTARRPGLVVARLCAWGWAGPWAGRRGFDSLVQAGYGIAALEAGPDGRPGVLPAQALDHGTGYLVAAGVLRALADGGGRVLRFSLAGTASWLCREVDSVAEPSGGAGAAYDAGEWLRGADSAYGRLRYASPPLAGAPADWARTPSRWGTDAPTWH from the coding sequence ATGACGACGAATCAGCAGGTGGACGCGGCAACCGCGCAGGCATGGGCGGCACTCGGTGGCGCGCCGGAACTGGCGGGCCGGGTGACGTACCGGGGCGCGGGCGCCCTGACGGGGGGTCGGCTGCCGGTCCGGGAGCTGGCGCGGGCCACGGTGGGCGCGTGTTCGCTGGCCGCCGCCGAGCTGGCGGCGGTCCGCAACGGCACGCCCGTGCCGGCCCTGACGGTGGACGAAGGGGCGGTGTCCACGGCCTTCGTGAGCGAGCGGCACCTTCAGGTCGACGGCCGCACCCCGGTGTCGTTCGCGCCACTGTCGGGCTTCTGGCAGACGGCGGACGGCTGGCTGCGGACGCACGCGAACTATCCGCACCACCGGGCCGCCCTCGCCGCCGCGCTGGGGCTGGGGCCGGCGGAGCAGACCCCCGAGGCGCTGCGCGAGGTCCTCGCGGGGCGGGCGGCGGCCGACGTGCAGGAAGAGGTGTACGCGGCGGGCGGGCTGGCCGTCGCGGTCGCCGGGCGGCTCGGGGAGCCGCAACCGCTGGTCGAGGCGGTGGACGGGGACCGGCGCGGGCGTCGCCTCGGGGCGGGCGAGCTGCCCGCCTCGGGGGTGCGCGTCCTGGACCTGACCCGGGTCATCGCCGGGCCGGTCGCCACCCGCACGCTGGGCCTGCTGGGCGCGGACGTCCTGCGGGTGGACTCGCCGGGGCTCCCGGAGGACGACGACGCGCACGCGGACACCGGCTTCGGGAAGCGGTCGGCCCGGCTGGACCTGGGGCGGCCGGGGGACCGGGCGGTGTTCGAGGAACTGCTGGCGGAGGCGGACGTGGTCGTCTGCGGGTACCGGCCGGGGGCGCTGGACCGCTTCGGGCTCTCGCCCGAGGAACTGACGGCCCGGCGCCCGGGCCTGGTGGTGGCCCGGCTGTGCGCGTGGGGCTGGGCCGGGCCGTGGGCGGGGCGGCGCGGCTTCGACTCGCTCGTGCAGGCCGGGTACGGGATCGCCGCGCTGGAGGCGGGGCCGGACGGGCGGCCGGGGGTCCTGCCGGCGCAGGCGCTCGACCACGGCACGGGGTATCTGGTCGCGGCCGGGGTGCTGCGTGCGCTGGCGGACGGGGGTGGGCGGGTGCTGCGGTTCTCGCTGGCGGGTACGGCGTCCTGGCTGTGCCGGGAGGTGGACTCGGTGGCCGAACCGTCCGGCGGAGCGGGGGCCGCGTACGACGCGGGGGAGTGGTTGCGGGGGGCGGATTCGGCGTATGGGCGGTTGCGGTATGCGTCGCCGCCGTTGGCCGGGGCGCCGGCGGACTGGGCCCGTACGCCGTCCCGCTGGGGCACGGACGCCCCCACCTGGCACTAA
- a CDS encoding GNAT family N-acetyltransferase translates to MPNGIQLRVTTYDHPDAVKLNDEVQVEYRERYQGEGDETPLDPSMFVPPNGIYLLAYDADGNPVASGAWRAQDENEEGYSDGDAEIKRMYVIPEARGLGLARRILTALEVDARAAGRTRMALETGDQQPEAIALYLSSGYDFCPKFGLYRHYNSSRCMSKPLA, encoded by the coding sequence ATGCCGAACGGGATCCAGCTCCGCGTCACCACGTACGACCATCCGGACGCGGTCAAGCTCAACGACGAGGTACAGGTCGAGTACCGCGAGCGCTACCAGGGCGAGGGCGACGAGACCCCGCTGGACCCGTCGATGTTCGTTCCGCCGAACGGGATCTACCTCCTCGCCTACGACGCCGACGGCAACCCCGTCGCCAGCGGGGCCTGGCGCGCGCAGGACGAGAACGAAGAGGGCTACTCGGACGGCGACGCCGAGATCAAGCGGATGTACGTCATACCCGAGGCCCGCGGGCTGGGCCTGGCCCGCCGCATCCTCACCGCGCTGGAAGTCGACGCCCGCGCGGCGGGCCGCACCCGGATGGCCCTGGAAACGGGCGACCAGCAGCCGGAAGCGATAGCCCTCTACCTCTCGAGCGGCTACGACTTCTGCCCCAAGTTCGGCCTCTACCGCCACTACAACTCCAGCCGCTGCATGTCCAAACCCCTCGCCTAA
- a CDS encoding exodeoxyribonuclease III, protein MLSVTSVNVNGIRAAAKKGFVPWLAGTESDVICLQEVRAEEGQIPDEVRAPEGWHTVFAPAAAKGRAGVAVYSRRAPERVQVGFGSDEFDSSGRYLEIDLPGVTVASLYLPSGEAGTEKQDEKYRFMAEFAAYLAALRVRAAADGREVLVCGDWNICHQEADLKNWKTNRKNAGFLPEEREWLGTVYDEAGAGYVDVVRALNPDTEGPYSWWSYRGRAFDNDAGWRIDLHVATPGLAARAVKAVVERASTHPERWSDHAPVTVAYGF, encoded by the coding sequence ATGCTCAGTGTGACCTCCGTGAACGTGAATGGGATCCGCGCCGCCGCCAAGAAGGGCTTCGTGCCCTGGCTGGCCGGGACCGAGTCCGATGTGATCTGCCTCCAGGAGGTCCGTGCCGAGGAAGGGCAGATCCCGGACGAGGTCCGGGCGCCCGAGGGCTGGCACACCGTGTTCGCCCCGGCGGCGGCCAAGGGCCGGGCCGGCGTGGCGGTCTACAGCCGGCGTGCGCCCGAGCGCGTCCAGGTCGGCTTCGGGAGTGACGAATTCGACAGCAGCGGGCGCTACCTGGAGATCGACCTCCCGGGCGTGACCGTGGCCAGCCTCTACCTGCCGTCCGGCGAGGCCGGTACCGAGAAGCAGGACGAGAAGTACCGTTTCATGGCGGAGTTCGCGGCGTACCTGGCCGCGCTGCGGGTGCGGGCCGCGGCGGACGGCCGCGAGGTGCTGGTCTGCGGCGACTGGAACATCTGCCACCAGGAGGCGGACCTCAAGAACTGGAAGACCAACCGGAAGAACGCCGGCTTCCTGCCCGAGGAGCGCGAGTGGCTCGGCACGGTCTACGACGAGGCGGGCGCGGGCTACGTCGACGTGGTGCGCGCGCTGAACCCCGACACCGAGGGCCCGTACTCCTGGTGGTCCTACCGGGGGCGGGCCTTCGACAACGACGCGGGCTGGCGCATCGACCTGCACGTCGCGACCCCGGGGCTGGCCGCACGGGCCGTGAAGGCGGTCGTCGAGCGGGCCTCGACGCATCCGGAGCGTTGGTCGGACCACGCGCCGGTCACGGTCGCCTACGGGTTCTGA
- a CDS encoding MerR family transcriptional regulator: MVEDRQPAEPAEGTVREYRVEELAEAAGLPVRTVRFYRERKLLPPPRREGRIAWYDDHHLARLRTISALLERGHTLGGIAELTAAFESGRDVGQLGELLGLADGGVLDWSEETPVRLTPEALADYFEGEVTPENLAASLDLGYLAVDGDEIVHVSRRLLDVSSALVREGVPLAAVLEAGRRVREHADAMADLFAELIAGHLPGGRDDLPKAMDRLRPLAKSVVEAELSMAMDRRLRTQNP; this comes from the coding sequence GTGGTCGAAGACAGGCAGCCGGCAGAGCCCGCCGAGGGCACCGTACGCGAATACCGGGTGGAGGAACTGGCCGAGGCGGCCGGCCTCCCGGTCCGCACCGTGCGCTTCTACCGCGAGCGCAAGCTGCTCCCGCCGCCGCGCCGCGAAGGCCGCATCGCCTGGTACGACGACCACCACCTGGCCCGGCTGCGCACCATCTCCGCCCTCCTGGAGCGCGGCCACACGCTCGGCGGCATCGCGGAACTGACCGCCGCCTTCGAGAGCGGCCGGGACGTGGGCCAGCTCGGCGAGCTGCTCGGCCTCGCCGACGGCGGCGTCCTGGACTGGTCCGAGGAGACCCCGGTCCGACTGACCCCCGAGGCGCTCGCCGACTACTTCGAGGGCGAGGTCACCCCCGAGAACCTCGCCGCCTCGCTGGACCTCGGCTACCTGGCCGTCGACGGCGACGAGATCGTGCACGTCAGCCGCCGGCTGCTGGACGTCTCCTCGGCCCTCGTCCGCGAGGGCGTGCCGCTCGCCGCCGTCCTGGAGGCGGGCCGCCGGGTCCGCGAGCACGCGGACGCGATGGCGGACCTGTTCGCGGAGCTGATCGCCGGGCACCTGCCCGGCGGCCGGGACGACCTGCCCAAGGCCATGGACCGGCTCCGGCCGCTCGCCAAGAGCGTGGTCGAGGCGGAGCTGTCCATGGCGATGGACCGCAGGCTGCGGACTCAGAACCCGTAG
- a CDS encoding flavin-containing monooxygenase: protein MAEREGGQEREHVRVAVIGSGFGGLGAAVRLRREGITDFVVLERADSVGGTWRDNSYPGCACDVPSHLYSFSFAPNPDWPRTFSGQRHIRQYLEQVADTFGLRRHIRLNSEVEMMRWNAEELYWEIETSAGSLVADVVVSATGPLSDPKTPEIPGLADFPGKVFHSARWDHDYDLRGKRVAMIGTGASAIQIVPAIAGETGTLTLFQRTAPWVLPRTDRAISGVERWLHRQLPFTRAARRGLLWGLRELQVGAFTKHPNQLGLIESMAKANMARSIKDPALRAKLTPSYRLGCKRILLSSTYYPALARPNVDVVAAGLSEVRGNRLIASDGTETEVDAIIFGTGFHVTDLPIADRVVGAEGKTLADTWKDGMQSLRGATAAGFPNWMTIIGPNTGLGNSSMILMIESQLNYMADYMRQLGVLGGRAALAARPSAVHAWNRRVQDRMTRTVWSNGGCASWYLDASGRNTTLWPGTTGEFRRETRSVDLTEYEVIRDRDRDRKRDRLRVPAAATPAAAAAPGAPAAAAGSGAPERVEGAA, encoded by the coding sequence ATGGCCGAGCGTGAGGGCGGGCAGGAGCGCGAACACGTACGCGTGGCGGTGATCGGATCCGGTTTCGGCGGGCTGGGGGCGGCGGTCCGGCTCCGGCGGGAAGGCATCACGGACTTCGTCGTGCTGGAACGCGCCGACTCGGTCGGCGGCACCTGGCGCGACAACAGCTACCCGGGGTGCGCCTGCGACGTCCCCTCCCACCTCTACTCCTTCTCCTTCGCCCCCAACCCCGACTGGCCGCGGACCTTCTCCGGCCAGCGGCACATCCGGCAGTACCTGGAGCAGGTCGCCGACACCTTCGGACTGCGCCGCCACATCAGGCTGAACTCCGAAGTCGAGATGATGCGCTGGAACGCCGAGGAGTTGTACTGGGAGATCGAGACCTCGGCTGGCAGCCTCGTCGCCGACGTGGTCGTCTCCGCGACCGGACCGCTCTCCGACCCGAAGACGCCCGAGATCCCCGGGCTCGCCGACTTCCCCGGCAAGGTCTTCCACTCGGCCCGCTGGGACCACGACTACGACCTGCGCGGCAAGCGCGTGGCGATGATCGGCACCGGCGCCTCGGCCATCCAGATCGTGCCCGCCATCGCCGGCGAGACCGGGACCCTCACCCTCTTCCAGCGGACCGCGCCGTGGGTGCTGCCGCGCACCGACCGGGCCATCTCCGGCGTCGAGCGCTGGCTGCACCGCCAGCTGCCCTTCACCCGGGCGGCCCGCCGCGGACTGCTGTGGGGGCTGCGCGAGCTCCAGGTCGGCGCCTTCACCAAGCACCCCAACCAGCTCGGCCTGATCGAGTCGATGGCCAAGGCCAACATGGCGCGCTCCATCAAGGACCCGGCGCTGCGCGCCAAGCTGACGCCCTCGTACCGGCTCGGATGCAAGCGGATCCTGCTGTCCAGCACGTACTACCCGGCCCTGGCCCGGCCGAACGTCGACGTGGTGGCCGCCGGGCTCAGCGAGGTCCGCGGGAACAGGCTGATCGCGTCGGACGGCACCGAGACCGAGGTCGACGCGATCATCTTCGGCACCGGCTTCCACGTGACGGACCTGCCGATCGCCGACCGGGTGGTGGGCGCCGAGGGCAAGACCCTCGCCGACACCTGGAAGGACGGCATGCAGTCGCTGCGCGGCGCGACCGCCGCCGGCTTCCCCAACTGGATGACGATCATCGGCCCGAACACCGGCCTGGGGAACAGCTCGATGATCCTCATGATCGAGTCCCAGCTGAACTACATGGCCGACTACATGCGGCAGCTGGGCGTGCTGGGCGGCCGCGCGGCGCTGGCGGCGCGGCCCTCGGCGGTGCACGCCTGGAACCGGCGGGTGCAGGACCGGATGACCCGCACGGTGTGGAGCAACGGCGGCTGCGCCAGCTGGTACCTCGACGCGAGCGGGCGCAACACGACGCTGTGGCCGGGCACCACCGGCGAGTTCCGGCGCGAGACGCGGTCCGTGGACCTCACCGAGTACGAGGTGATCCGGGACCGCGACCGGGACCGGAAGCGGGACCGGCTCCGGGTGCCCGCCGCGGCCACCCCCGCCGCCGCAGCCGCCCCCGGCGCCCCCGCCGCCGCGGCCGGAAGCGGCGCGCCGGAGCGCGTGGAGGGCGCCGCGTGA
- a CDS encoding alpha/beta fold hydrolase: MSRLAHHTAGPHDAPAARREHVAVSADGARLHVEEHGPEDAPAVVLAHGWTCSTAFWAAQIRALATGHRVIAYDQRGHGRSPAAAHYGTTVLADDLVAVLKTTLAPGERAVIAGHSMGGMTVMAAAERPEFAEHAAAVLLCSTGAARLVDESLVLPLRPGGLRTRLTRAVLGARAPLGPVTPVARAVLKYATMGPGAAPDRVDACARIVHACPTGVRHAWSAVLAGLDLTAGARALKVPTAVIGGTADRLTPLVHARGLAAELPHCVGLTELAGVGHMTPVEAPEAVTGRIADLVRTHLPARVPPQAAPPSPPSSPSPQVSGRQAQKETP, translated from the coding sequence GTGAGCCGCCTCGCGCACCACACCGCCGGACCCCACGACGCGCCCGCGGCCCGCCGCGAGCACGTGGCCGTCTCCGCCGACGGCGCCCGGCTGCACGTCGAGGAGCACGGCCCCGAGGACGCCCCGGCCGTCGTCCTGGCCCACGGCTGGACCTGCTCTACTGCCTTCTGGGCCGCCCAGATCCGCGCCCTCGCCACCGGCCACCGGGTCATCGCGTACGACCAGCGCGGTCACGGCCGCAGCCCGGCCGCCGCCCACTACGGCACCACCGTCCTCGCCGACGACCTGGTGGCGGTGCTGAAGACCACCCTGGCGCCCGGCGAGCGCGCCGTGATCGCCGGGCACTCCATGGGCGGCATGACGGTGATGGCCGCCGCCGAGCGCCCCGAGTTCGCCGAACACGCCGCCGCCGTCCTGCTGTGCAGCACCGGCGCCGCCCGCCTCGTCGACGAGTCGCTCGTGCTGCCACTGCGCCCGGGCGGCCTGCGGACCCGGCTGACCCGCGCCGTCCTCGGCGCCCGGGCCCCGCTCGGGCCCGTCACGCCGGTGGCCCGCGCGGTGCTCAAGTACGCCACCATGGGCCCCGGCGCGGCCCCGGACCGGGTCGACGCCTGCGCCCGGATCGTGCACGCCTGCCCGACCGGGGTCCGGCACGCCTGGTCCGCGGTGCTGGCCGGGCTCGACCTGACGGCCGGGGCGCGGGCCCTGAAGGTGCCGACCGCCGTGATCGGCGGCACCGCGGACCGGCTCACCCCGCTCGTGCACGCCCGTGGCCTGGCCGCCGAGCTGCCGCACTGCGTCGGGCTCACCGAACTGGCCGGGGTGGGGCACATGACCCCCGTCGAGGCGCCCGAGGCCGTCACCGGCCGGATCGCCGATCTCGTACGCACCCACCTGCCCGCGCGGGTTCCTCCGCAGGCAGCTCCGCCATCCCCGCCCTCTTCGCCATCCCCGCAGGTTTCCGGCCGGCAGGCCCAGAAGGAGACGCCGTGA
- a CDS encoding SDR family oxidoreductase, with product MSARNSLEGQVAVVTGAARGVGELLARKLSARGAKVALVGLEPEALKEVSERLHTDSAHWYADVTDHEAMARVAEEVKQHFGKVDIVVANAGVAAGGPFVDSDPVAWRRVIEVNLIGGAVTARAFLPVLMESRGYFLQIASLAAITPAPMMTAYCASKSGVEAFAHSLRAEVGYKGVRVGVGYLSWTDTDMVRGADQDDVMRELRQRLPWPSNRTYPLGPAVDRIVAGIERRSAHVYAQWWLRGMQGTRGYLPGIIAAVGQREMKRFEPRLGSVGTGLVGAGGAADEQARTPGGTSRR from the coding sequence GTGAGCGCACGCAACAGTCTGGAAGGCCAGGTCGCCGTCGTGACCGGCGCGGCCCGTGGGGTCGGCGAGCTGCTCGCCCGCAAGCTCTCGGCGCGCGGCGCGAAGGTCGCCCTCGTCGGCCTGGAGCCCGAGGCCCTCAAGGAGGTCTCCGAGCGGCTGCACACCGACAGCGCCCACTGGTACGCGGACGTCACCGACCACGAGGCGATGGCGCGGGTGGCCGAAGAGGTCAAGCAGCACTTCGGCAAGGTGGACATCGTCGTCGCCAACGCGGGCGTCGCGGCCGGCGGCCCGTTCGTGGACTCCGACCCGGTCGCCTGGCGGCGGGTCATCGAGGTCAACCTGATCGGCGGCGCCGTCACCGCGCGCGCCTTCCTGCCCGTCCTGATGGAGAGCCGCGGCTACTTCCTCCAGATCGCCTCGCTCGCCGCGATCACCCCGGCGCCGATGATGACCGCGTACTGCGCCTCCAAGTCGGGGGTCGAGGCCTTCGCGCACAGCCTGCGCGCCGAGGTCGGCTACAAGGGCGTCCGGGTCGGCGTCGGCTACCTGTCGTGGACGGACACCGACATGGTCCGCGGGGCCGACCAGGACGACGTGATGCGGGAGCTGCGCCAGCGGCTGCCGTGGCCCTCCAACCGCACCTATCCGCTGGGCCCGGCCGTCGACCGGATCGTGGCCGGCATCGAGCGGCGCTCCGCGCACGTGTACGCGCAGTGGTGGCTGCGGGGCATGCAGGGCACGCGCGGCTACCTGCCCGGCATCATCGCCGCCGTCGGCCAGCGCGAGATGAAGCGGTTCGAGCCCCGGCTCGGCAGCGTGGGCACCGGGCTGGTGGGTGCGGGCGGGGCCGCGGACGAGCAGGCGCGCACGCCTGGGGGCACCTCCCGGCGGTAG